The genome window ATGACGGATCTCTTTACCTTCTACGCGTAATCTTTCACCTGAAATAATATCAATATGATTTTCCGCAATACCTTCGGCAATTAATTTTTCTTTAGCCACTTGCGCCTGCTGTATCTGATTAAAAGCAGTTACGATTTTTTCGTGTGCCATATAATAGTCTCCTCGTGCTTAGGTTGACGGTTAAGTATCTTCCTTGTTGATCTCTATCTCCTGGCTACGTAATGTCACTTTTTGCTGAAACTGTTCGCTTTTCTTCAGCTTGTGAATATGTACTTCTTCTTTCAATATATAGTGGCGAATAATTTCCACCTGCTCTTCAATTACCGGCACAATTAACACATCGCCTTCCTGACGAACCTGTGGGAAATAGCCTTCCTCCACCGGTTCATTTTTTTCGATGTGTTCTATCTTAACTTCTTCATGCCAGAGCTCGGTTTCTAACAGCTTTTCTGCCGTTGTCGTGGAGCGACTAATACGGATGCGACGGTCAACCACGCGCTGCGTGCTTACCTCCGCCTGCTCTTCTGCTAACGGAATGGCTTCATGCTGTTCCGTTACTTCTTCATGCGGCGCAATTTTCTTCGTCATTACTCGCCCTCCATAAAATAGCGCCGATCAGAATATGCATCGATTATCGAACATTTCCGATAACTTACCGTAATAGTTATAAAGCATAGACCAAACGGGAGTTTATGTAATAATCGGGCACGGCAAATTGTTAAGAAATATAAATCCTGTTAATAATGAGCGGGTAAACGGACCTGATTATTGTCGTTTTTTCTGGCTTAACGGCTTTCTTGTTTTCCCTTTTATCCGCTCTACATTTTCTTTAGCGCCTAACTTGTTATAAATGCAGTAGATTAAACAAGCGCGGCGCGTCGGGAAAAAAGCACCGGGACTATTTACATTTACCTTATCAGGGCCGTAATAAATGATAAGCTGGAAAAATTCAGATATTTCGCAAGAAAATAAATTTGCAAAAATTAAAAGGCATGACCCTGGTTAACCTTTATAAAAATAAAATCACAGGAAAGGATAGAAAAATAAGGAAGCAGGAAGCAGGAAGCAGGAAGCAGGAAGCAGGAAGCAGCGTAAACAGAGCAGGAAAGTCGTGCAAGAACAACAGCAGCCCGCCAGGCTGCTAAGCCGGTGCGGCAGTAATCTGCCGCACCAGAAGCTTAACGTCGCTTCATCAGCATCCAGACGCTGATAGCAAAGAAGGCCGCGCTGGGCAGCACCGCGCCCAGAATCGGCGGTAAGCCATATACCAGGCTGAGCGGACCAAAGATCTGATCCAGCACATAGAACAGGAAGCCAAAGCTGATACCGGTCACCACACGCACGCCCATTGATACGCTACGCAGCGGGCCAAAGATAAACGAGAGCGCCATCAGCATCATTACTGCCACCGACAACGGCTGGAAAATCTTGCCCCACATATTAAGCCGATAGCGTCCTGACTCCTGACCGCTCTGCACCAGATATTTAGAGTAGTTATACAGCCCACGAATCGACAGCGCATCCGGGTCCAGCGCCACCACGCCAAGTTTGTCCGGCGTCAGATTGGTTTTCCACTGACCGTTAATGCTCTGCTTGCCGGTGATCTGTTTGGCATCGGTCAGACTGGACTCATCCACCTGCCCCAGATTCCAGCGCCGATGCTCTTTATCCCAGGTAGCGGTAGCGGCATAGCGTACACTCACCAACCGCCGCTGATCGTTAAAGTTGTAGATACTGACGCCATCAAGTTCATTATTGCCCTTCAGGCGCTCTATATAGATAAAGCTATTGCCATCTTTCGCCCAGAGGCCGGAATGGGTAGAGAGCAGCGAGCCACCGAGCAGCTGTTGAGCGCGGAAGTTTCGCGCCATCTGCTCGCCCTGCGGCGCAACAAACTCACCGATCGCCATGGTGAGCAGCACCAGTGGAATGGCGGTTTTCATCACCGACAGCGCGATTTGCAGACGGGTAAAACCAGAGGCTTGCATCACCACCAGCTCGCTGCGCTGCGCCAGGGTGCCAAGGCCCAGCAACGCGCCAAGCAGCGCGGCCATCGGAAAGAACGTCTCAATATCCTTCGGCACGCTGAGCAGAGCATAATAGCCGGCGTCCAGCGCTGTGTAGGCGCCCTGCCCGGTTTTGCGCAGCTGATCGACAAACTTAATAATGCCGGAAAGCGATACCAGCATAAAAAGCGTCAGCATAATGGTGTTAAAGATCGTTTTACCGATATAGCGGTCTAATACGCCAAACATCAGATTGAGCCTCCACGCGTAAAGCGGGCGCGCAGACGGCGCATCGGCACCGTATCCCACACGTTCAGAACAATCGCCAGCGTCAGATAGCTCAGGTTAACCGCCCACATCCAGATTGCCGGATCGAGCCGTCCCTTCGCGCCGTTTGATTTTAGCGAGCTCTGTAACAGGAAGAAGATTAAATAGAGCAGCATAGCCGGCAACATGGAAAGCACGCGTCCCTGACGCGGGTTTACCACGCTAAGCGGTACCACCATAAGCGCCATCGCCAGCACGGCAAATATCAGCGTTAAACGCCAGTGCAGCTCAGAACGGAACTCCGGCGATCTGTTGCCGAACAGATCCTTAAACTCTGCCTGTTCGGCGTCGTTAGGATCGAGCGTGGCGGTTTTATAACCGACAATCGCCTGATAGTGCGTGAAATCCGTAATGCGGAAATCACGCAGCAGCGCGGTGCCCTCAAAGCGGGTGCCTTTATCCAGCGTAACTACCTGCGAACCGTCCGGACGCTGCTCCATATAGCCGCTGTCCGCCATCACAACGGACGGGCGCGCATTGCCTTTCGGACGCAGCTGCGCCAGGAAAACGTGACCGAACTGATTGCCTTTCACATCTTCAATAAAGAGGACGCTATTGCCGTCACTGGAGGGCTGGAATTTCCCCGCCGCCAGCGCCGCAGCGCCAGGGTTAGCTTTCGCATTCTGCGTCACCTCGCTTTGATAGCGCGATGACCAGGGACCAAGCCAGACAACATTGACTGCCGCCACCGCCGCCGTTAGCAACATCAGCACCATCGCCGCTTTGACCAGTACCGCCTTGCTTAAGCCGCAGGCGTGCATCACGGTGATTTCGCTTTCGGTATACAGCCGCCCCAGCGTCATCAGGATGGCCAGGAACAGGCTGAGCGGCAGTATAAGCTGTGCCATTTCCGGCACGCCGAGCCCTAACAGGGTAAGAACTAAGTTTGTCGGGATCTCACCATCCACGGCAGCGCCCAGGATCCTGACTAGCTTCTGACAGAAGAAGATCAACAGCAGGATAAAGAGTATTGCCAGCTGGCTTTTGAGCGTTTCCCGAACCAGATATCTAATGATTATCACGCTTCGTATGCCTGTGAAAACTTGTCTTTTTGCTGGAAAATCGATAGTTTCAACGCTTATTCGCCATTTCTCATCATCAATGGCCGTTGTCATAGATCTATTGTATGACACAAGCGTTCAGGTGACGTCAAAAATAACAATGTCACTGAAACACAAACTGACGCCTGGCTACCAGGAACGTCGTACGCAACGGCGTAAACGTTACGAAGCGGTACATTCTAGCCGCAGCCAGCGCCGTTGTCTTTAAGATTCAGGAGAGTGCATGGAGTTCAGTGTAAAAAGCGGTAGCCCGGAGAAACAGCGTAGTGCCTGTATCGTTGTGGGTGTCTTCGAGCCGCGCCGTCTGTCGCCAATCGCCGAACAGCTGGATAAAATCAGCGATGGCTATATCAGCGCCCTGCTGCGCCGCGGCGAGCTGGAAGGTAAAGTGGGCCAAACGCTGCTGCTGCATCATGTGCCGAATATCCTTTCTGAGCGGATTTTGCTCATTGGCTGTGGAAAAGAGCGAGAGCTGGACGAGCGCCAGTATAAGCAGGTCATTCAAAAAACCATTAATACGCTGAATGATACCGGCTCAATGGAAGCGGTCTGCTTTCTGACCGAACTGCATGTTAAAGGACGCAACACTTACTGGAAAGTACGCCAGGCGGTGGAAACGGCGAAAGAGACCCTTTACAGCTTCGACCAGCTGAAAAGCAATAAAGTCGAACCGCGTCGTCCGCTGCGTAAAATGGTGTTTAACGTGCCTACGCGCCGCGAGCTGACCAGCGGCGAGCGCGCCATTCAGCACGGCCTGGCGATTGCTGCCGGCATCAAAGCGGCGAAAGATCTTGGCAATATGCCGCCGAATATCTGTAACGCTGCCTATCTGGCTTCGCAGGCGCGTCAGCTGGCGGACGCCTGGAGCAACATCACCACGCGCGTTATCGGCGAACAGCAGATGAAAGAGCTGGGCATGAACGCCTATCTGGCGGTCGGCCAGGGTTCGCAGAATGAATCGCTGATGTCGGTGATTGAATATAAAGGCAGCCCTGACCCGGAAAGCAAACCTATTGTGCTGGTGGGGAAAGGGCTGACTTTCGATTCCGGCGGTATTTCCATCAAGCCTGCCGAAGGCATGGATGAGATGAAATACGATATGTGCGGCGCGGCTTCGGTCTATGGCGTGATGCGCATGGTGGCGGAGCTGAACCTGCCGCTGAACGTGGTCGGCGTGCTGGCCGGTTGTGAAAACATGCCGGGCGGCCGGGCGTTCCGTCCGGGCGATGTGCTGACTACCATGTCCGGCCAGACGGTAGAGGTGCTGAATACCGATGCCGAGGGCCGTCTGGTGCTGTGCGACGCCTTAACCTACGTTGAGCGTTTCGATCCGGACGTGGTGATTGACGTTGCCACGCTGACCGGTGCCTGCGTGATCGCGCTGGGTCATCATATCAGCGGCTTGTTGTCGAACCATAACCCGTTGGCGCACGAGCTGATCGGCGCTTCCGAGCAGGCGGGCGACCGTGCCTGGCGTCTGCCGATGGCGGATGAGTATCAGGAGCAGCTGGAATCCAACTTCGCTGATATGGCGAATATTGGCGGCCGTCCGGGTGGCGCGATTACCGCCGCCTGCTTCCTGGCCCGCTTTGCGCGCAAATATAACTGGGCGCATCTGGATATCGCGGGCACGGCCTGGCGTTCAGGTAAAGCCAAAGGCGCGACCGGTCGTCCTGTCGCCCTGCTGTCGCAGTTCCTGTTGAACCGCGCCGGACTGAACGGCGACGATTAAGCCTTCCTCATAATAAAAAGTCCCTGGCGCTTAAGCCGGGGATTTTTTTGCCTGCTGGCGCACTCTTTGTATCGCCTGACGCAGGTTTCCTTACGCCACTCTGTGCCAGGCGGGCAAATCCTGACTCACTTATGGTAAAGTGCTTTTTCTTCCGGCATCTAAGCCCGGAACAAGAATTTTCTGTCACGCATAAAGAATCCAGACCATGAAAAACGCAACGTTCTATCTTCTGGAGCAGGTTCCGGACCAGGGCTCCGCAGCGGATGATCTGAACGCCATTGAACGGCTGACCTGCGACCTTGCTGCCGAACACTGGCGTAAAGGCCAGCGCATTTTGATCGCCTGTGAAGATGAACAGCAGGCGATTCGCCTGGATGAGGCGCTGTGGCAACGTCCGGCCAACGCCTTCGTTCCGCATAATCTGGCCGGAGAAGGCCCGAAATATGGCGCGCCGGTGGAGCTGGCCTGGCCGCAGCGTCGGGGCAACGCGCCACGCGATCTGTTGATCAGCCTGCTGCCGCAGTTTGCAGATTTTGCCACCGCTTTCCATGAAGTGATAGACTTTGTCCCGAGCGAAGAATCTTTGAAACAGCAGGCGCGTGAACGCTATAAAGCCTATCGCAGCGTCGGCTTCCACTTGAATACGGCAACCCCGCCACAGCCGCAAACGACATAGCAGAAATGGAAAAGACATATAATCCGCAAGAGATCGAACAGCCGCTTTACGAGCATTGGGAAAAGCAGGGCTACTTTAAACCGAATGGCGATACCAGCCAGGAAAGCTTCTGCATCATGATCCCGCCGCCGAACGTCACCGGTAGCTTGCATATGGGTCATGCCTTCCAGCAAACCATCATGGACACTATGGTGCGTTATCAGCGCATGCAGGGGAAAAATACCCTGTGGCAGGTCGGAACCGACCACGCTGGTATCGCCACGCAAATGGTTGTAGAGCGCAAAATTGCCGCTGAAGAGGGAAAAACACGCCAGGATTACGGTCGCGATGCCTTTATCGACAAGGTGTGGCAATGGAAAGCGGAATCCGGCGGCACCATTACTAATCAGATGCGCCGCCTCGGTAACTCCGTAGACTGGGAGCGTGAGCGCTTCACTATGGATGAAGGTCTCTCTAATGCGGTGAAAGAAGTGTTTGTTCGCCTGTATAAAGAGAACCTGATCTACCGTGGCAAACGTCTGGTTAACTGGGATCCGAAGCTGCGCACCGCCATCTCCGATCTGGAAGTGGAAAACCGTGAAACCAAAGGTTCCATGTGGCATATCCGCTATCCACTGGCGGACGGCGCGAAAACCGCTGATGGTAAAGATTATCTGGTGGTTGCCACTACCCGTCCGGAAACTCTGCTGGGCGATACCGGCGTGGCGGTTAACCCGGAAGATCCACGTTATAAAGATCTGATCGGTAAGTATGTCGTGCTGCCGCTGGTGGATCGTCGTATCCCGATTCTGGGCGATGAGCATGCCGATATGGAAAAAGGCACCGGCTGTGTGAAGATCACCCCGGCGCACGATTTCAACGACTATGAAGTTGGCCGTCGTCATAAGCTGCCGATGATCAATATCCTGACCTTTGATGGCGATATCCGTGAAAGCGCTCAGGTTTACGATACCAACGGCGAAGAAACTGACGTCTACGCCACGACCCTGCCGGAACAGTTCCGGAAGCTGGAACGTTTTGCCGCGCGTAAAGCGATCGTCGCTGCTGTTGACGCGCTGGGCCTGCTGGAAGAGGTTAAAGCTCACGACCTGACCGTGCCTTACGGCGATCGCGGCGGCGTGG of Pantoea alhagi contains these proteins:
- a CDS encoding DUF2382 domain-containing protein, with protein sequence MTKKIAPHEEVTEQHEAIPLAEEQAEVSTQRVVDRRIRISRSTTTAEKLLETELWHEEVKIEHIEKNEPVEEGYFPQVRQEGDVLIVPVIEEQVEIIRHYILKEEVHIHKLKKSEQFQQKVTLRSQEIEINKEDT
- the lptG gene encoding LPS export ABC transporter permease LptG, with the translated sequence MFGVLDRYIGKTIFNTIMLTLFMLVSLSGIIKFVDQLRKTGQGAYTALDAGYYALLSVPKDIETFFPMAALLGALLGLGTLAQRSELVVMQASGFTRLQIALSVMKTAIPLVLLTMAIGEFVAPQGEQMARNFRAQQLLGGSLLSTHSGLWAKDGNSFIYIERLKGNNELDGVSIYNFNDQRRLVSVRYAATATWDKEHRRWNLGQVDESSLTDAKQITGKQSINGQWKTNLTPDKLGVVALDPDALSIRGLYNYSKYLVQSGQESGRYRLNMWGKIFQPLSVAVMMLMALSFIFGPLRSVSMGVRVVTGISFGFLFYVLDQIFGPLSLVYGLPPILGAVLPSAAFFAISVWMLMKRR
- the lptF gene encoding LPS export ABC transporter permease LptF gives rise to the protein MIIIRYLVRETLKSQLAILFILLLIFFCQKLVRILGAAVDGEIPTNLVLTLLGLGVPEMAQLILPLSLFLAILMTLGRLYTESEITVMHACGLSKAVLVKAAMVLMLLTAAVAAVNVVWLGPWSSRYQSEVTQNAKANPGAAALAAGKFQPSSDGNSVLFIEDVKGNQFGHVFLAQLRPKGNARPSVVMADSGYMEQRPDGSQVVTLDKGTRFEGTALLRDFRITDFTHYQAIVGYKTATLDPNDAEQAEFKDLFGNRSPEFRSELHWRLTLIFAVLAMALMVVPLSVVNPRQGRVLSMLPAMLLYLIFFLLQSSLKSNGAKGRLDPAIWMWAVNLSYLTLAIVLNVWDTVPMRRLRARFTRGGSI
- the pepA gene encoding leucyl aminopeptidase, with protein sequence MEFSVKSGSPEKQRSACIVVGVFEPRRLSPIAEQLDKISDGYISALLRRGELEGKVGQTLLLHHVPNILSERILLIGCGKERELDERQYKQVIQKTINTLNDTGSMEAVCFLTELHVKGRNTYWKVRQAVETAKETLYSFDQLKSNKVEPRRPLRKMVFNVPTRRELTSGERAIQHGLAIAAGIKAAKDLGNMPPNICNAAYLASQARQLADAWSNITTRVIGEQQMKELGMNAYLAVGQGSQNESLMSVIEYKGSPDPESKPIVLVGKGLTFDSGGISIKPAEGMDEMKYDMCGAASVYGVMRMVAELNLPLNVVGVLAGCENMPGGRAFRPGDVLTTMSGQTVEVLNTDAEGRLVLCDALTYVERFDPDVVIDVATLTGACVIALGHHISGLLSNHNPLAHELIGASEQAGDRAWRLPMADEYQEQLESNFADMANIGGRPGGAITAACFLARFARKYNWAHLDIAGTAWRSGKAKGATGRPVALLSQFLLNRAGLNGDD
- a CDS encoding DNA polymerase III subunit chi: MKNATFYLLEQVPDQGSAADDLNAIERLTCDLAAEHWRKGQRILIACEDEQQAIRLDEALWQRPANAFVPHNLAGEGPKYGAPVELAWPQRRGNAPRDLLISLLPQFADFATAFHEVIDFVPSEESLKQQARERYKAYRSVGFHLNTATPPQPQTT